The Siniperca chuatsi isolate FFG_IHB_CAS linkage group LG12, ASM2008510v1, whole genome shotgun sequence genome has a segment encoding these proteins:
- the LOC122885659 gene encoding gamma-crystallin M3-like encodes MTMGKIIFYEDRNFQGRSYETSSDCADMSSYLSRCHSCKVESGCFMVYDRTNYMGNQFFARRGEYSDYQRMGMSDCIRSCRMIPMHRGQFRMKIYERENFGGQSHELMDDCDNMMDRYRMSDCQSCNVMDGHWLMYEQPHYRGRMMYLRPGEYRSFRDMGMSGMRWMSMRRIMDSCY; translated from the exons ATGACCATGGGCAAG atcaTCTTCTACGAGGACAGGAACTTCCAGGGTCGTTCCTATGAGACCAGCAGCGACTGTGCTGACATGTCCTCCTACCTGAGCAGGTGCCACTCCTGCAAGGTGGAGAGCGGCTGCTTCATGGTCTACGACCGTACTAACTACATGGGAAACCAGTTTTTTGCCAGGAGGGGAGAGTACTCTGACTACCAGCGTATGGGCATGAGTGATTGCATCAGGTCTTGCCGCATGATCCCCATG CACAGAGGCCAGTTCAGGATGAAGATCTACGAGAGGGAGAACTTCGGTGGTCAGAGTCACGAGCTGATGGACGACTGCGACAACATGATGGATCGTTACCGCATGTCCGACTGCCAGTCCTGCAACGTGATGGACGGCCACTGGCTGATGTACGAGCAGCCCCACTACAGAGGCAGGATGATGTACCTGAGGCCCGGAGAGTACAGGAGCTTCAGGGACATGGGCATGAGCGGCATGAGGTGGATGAGCATGAGGCGCATCATGGATTCCTGTTATTAG
- the LOC122885656 gene encoding gamma-crystallin M3-like isoform X2, with translation MSNTSMNMMGKIIFYEDRNFQGRSYECMSDCSDMTSYLSRCHSCRVESGCFMVYDRPNYMGNQWFMRRGEYADYMSMMGMRECIRSCRMIPMHRGQFRMRIYERENFGGQMYELMDDCDNIMDRYRMSDCQSCNVMDGHWLMYEQPHYRGRMMYLRPGEYRSFRDMGMSGMRWMSMRRITDMC, from the exons ATGAGCAACACCAGCATGAACATGATGGGCAAG ATCATCTTCTACGAGGACAGGAACTTCCAGGGTCGCTCCTATGAGTGCATGAGCGACTGCTCTGACATGACCTCCTACCTGAGCAGGTGCCACTCCTGCAGGGTGGAGAGCGGCTGCTTCATGGTCTACGACCGTCCCAACTACATGGGAAACCAGTGGTTCATGAGGAGGGGCGAGTACGCTGACTACATGAGCATGATGGGAATGAGAGAGTGCATCAGGTCTTGCCGTATGATCCCCATG CACAGAGGCCAGTTCAGGATGAGGATCTACGAGAGGGAGAACTTCGGAGGTCAGATGTATGAGCTGATGGACGACTGCGACAACATCATGGACCGCTACCGCATGTCCGACTGCCAGTCCTGCAACGTGATGGACGGCCACTGGCTGATGTACGAGCAGCCCCACTACAGAGGCAGGATGATGTACCTGAGGCCCGGAGAGTACAGGAGCTTCAGGGACATGGGCATGAGCGGCATGAGGTGGATGAGCATGAG GCGCATCACTGATATGTGCTAg
- the LOC122885655 gene encoding gamma-crystallin M3-like produces the protein MASLNVSATMHGKIIFYEDRNFQGRSYETSSDCADMASHLSRCHSCKVESGCFMVYDRPNYMGNQYFMRRGEYSDYQRMMGFGDCIRSCRMIPMHKGSYKIRIYEMENFGGQMHELMDDCDNIQDRYHMSDCQSCNVMDGHWLMYEQPQYRGRMMYLRPGEYRSFRDMGYDGMRFSSIRRITDSC, from the exons ATGGCATCACTCAATGTATCAGCCACCATGCACGGCAAG ATCATCTTCTACGAGGACAGGAACTTCCAGGGTCGCTCCTATGAGACCAGCAGCGACTGTGCTGACATGGCCTCCCACCTGAGCAGGTGCCACTCCTGCAAGGTGGAGAGCGGCTGCTTCATGGTCTACGACCGTCCCAACTACATGGGAAACCAGTACTTCATGAGGAGGGGCGAGTACTCTGACTACCAGCGTATGATGGGTTTCGGTGACTGCATCAGGTCCTGTCGTATGATCCCCATG CACAAAGGGTCCTATAAAATAAGGATCTACGAGATGGAGAACTTTGGAGGTCAGATGCACGAGCTGATGGACGACTGCGACAACATCCAGGACCGTTACCACATGTCCGACTGCCAGTCCTGCAACGTGATGGACGGCCACTGGCTGATGTACGAGCAGCCCCAATACAGAGGCAGGATGATGTACCTGAGGCCCGGAGAGTACAGGAGCTTCAGGGACATGGGATACGATGGAATGAGATTCAGCTCTATCAGACGCATTACTGACTCCTGTTAA
- the LOC122885662 gene encoding gamma-crystallin M3-like isoform X2 gives MGKIIFYEDRNFQGRSYECMSDCADMSSYLSRCHSCRVESGCFMVYDRPNYMGNQWFMRRGEYSDYMSMMGWSGGIRSCRMIPMHRGQFRMRIYERENFGGQMYELMDDCDNIMDRYRMSDCQSCNVMDGHWLMYEQPHYRGRMMYMRPGEYRSFRDMGMSGMRWMSMRRIMDMC, from the exons ATGGGCAAG ATCATCTTCTACGAGGACAGGAACTTCCAGGGTCGCTCCTATGAGTGCATGAGCGACTGCGCCGACATGTCCTCCTACCTGAGCAGGTGCCACTCCTGCAGGGTGGAGAGCGGCTGCTTCATGGTCTACGACCGTCCCAACTACATGGGAAACCAGTGGTTCATGAGGAGGGGCGAGTACTCTGACTACATGAGCATGATGGGATGGAGCGGTGGCATCAGGTCTTGCCGTATGATCCCCATG CACAGAGGCCAGTTCAGGATGAGGATCTACGAGAGGGAGAACTTCGGTGGTCAGATGTACGAGCTGATGGACGACTGCGACAACATCATGGACCGCTACCGCATGTCCGACTGCCAGTCCTGCAACGTGATGGACGGCCACTGGCTGATGTATGAGCAGCCCCACTACAGAGGCAGGATGATGTACATGAGGCCCGGAGAGTACAGGAGCTTCAGGGACATGGGCATGAGCGGCATGAGGTGGATGAGCATGAGGCGCATCATGGACATGTGCtaa
- the LOC122885662 gene encoding gamma-crystallin M3-like isoform X1, whose protein sequence is MGKIIFYEDRNFQGRSYECMSDCADMSSYLSRCHSCRVESGCFMVYDRPNYMGNQWFMRRGEYSDYMSMMGWSGGIRSCRMIPMHRGQFRMRIYERENFGGQMYELMDDCDNIMDRYRMSDCQSCNVMDGHWLMYEQPHYRGRMMYMRPGEYRSFRDMGMSGMRWMSMRRIMDSCN, encoded by the exons ATGGGCAAG ATCATCTTCTACGAGGACAGGAACTTCCAGGGTCGCTCCTATGAGTGCATGAGCGACTGCGCCGACATGTCCTCCTACCTGAGCAGGTGCCACTCCTGCAGGGTGGAGAGCGGCTGCTTCATGGTCTACGACCGTCCCAACTACATGGGAAACCAGTGGTTCATGAGGAGGGGCGAGTACTCTGACTACATGAGCATGATGGGATGGAGCGGTGGCATCAGGTCTTGCCGTATGATCCCCATG CACAGAGGCCAGTTCAGGATGAGGATCTACGAGAGGGAGAACTTCGGTGGTCAGATGTACGAGCTGATGGACGACTGCGACAACATCATGGACCGCTACCGCATGTCCGACTGCCAGTCCTGCAACGTGATGGACGGCCACTGGCTGATGTATGAGCAGCCCCACTACAGAGGCAGGATGATGTACATGAGGCCCGGAGAGTACAGGAGCTTCAGGGACATGGGCATGAGCGGCATGAGGTGGATGAGCATGAG GCGCATCATGGACTCTTGTAATTAA
- the LOC122885656 gene encoding gamma-crystallin M3-like isoform X1 produces the protein MSNTSMNMMGKIIFYEDRNFQGRSYECMSDCSDMTSYLSRCHSCRVESGCFMVYDRPNYMGNQWFMRRGEYADYMSMMGMRECIRSCRMIPMHRGQFRMRIYERENFGGQMYELMDDCDNIMDRYRMSDCQSCNVMDGHWLMYEQPHYRGRMMYLRPGEYRSFRDMGMSGMRWMSMRRIMDSCN, from the exons ATGAGCAACACCAGCATGAACATGATGGGCAAG ATCATCTTCTACGAGGACAGGAACTTCCAGGGTCGCTCCTATGAGTGCATGAGCGACTGCTCTGACATGACCTCCTACCTGAGCAGGTGCCACTCCTGCAGGGTGGAGAGCGGCTGCTTCATGGTCTACGACCGTCCCAACTACATGGGAAACCAGTGGTTCATGAGGAGGGGCGAGTACGCTGACTACATGAGCATGATGGGAATGAGAGAGTGCATCAGGTCTTGCCGTATGATCCCCATG CACAGAGGCCAGTTCAGGATGAGGATCTACGAGAGGGAGAACTTCGGAGGTCAGATGTATGAGCTGATGGACGACTGCGACAACATCATGGACCGCTACCGCATGTCCGACTGCCAGTCCTGCAACGTGATGGACGGCCACTGGCTGATGTACGAGCAGCCCCACTACAGAGGCAGGATGATGTACCTGAGGCCCGGAGAGTACAGGAGCTTCAGGGACATGGGCATGAGCGGCATGAGGTGGATGAGCATGAGGCGCATCATGGACTCTTGTAATTAA
- the LOC122885658 gene encoding gamma-crystallin M3-like, with protein MTTTDMSMGKIIFYEDRNFQGRSYECMSDCADMSSYLSRCHSCRVESGCFMVYDRPNYMGNQWFMRRGEYSDYMSMMGWSGGIRSCRMIPMHRGQFRMRIYERENFGGQMHELMDDCDNIMDRYRMSDCQSCNVMDGHWLMYEQPHYRGRMMYMRPGEYRSFRDMGMSGMRWMSMRRITDMC; from the exons ATGACCACCACTGACATGAGCATGGGCAAG ATCATCTTCTACGAGGACAGGAACTTCCAGGGTCGCTCCTATGAGTGCATGAGCGACTGCGCCGACATGTCCTCCTACCTGAGCAGGTGCCACTCCTGCAGGGTGGAGAGCGGCTGCTTCATGGTCTACGACCGTCCCAACTACATGGGAAACCAGTGGTTCATGAGGAGGGGCGAGTACTCTGACTACATGAGCATGATGGGATGGAGCGGTGGCATCAGGTCTTGCCGCATGATCCCCATG cacagaggCCAGTTCAGGATGAGGATCTACGAGAGGGAGAACTTCGGTGGTCAGATGCACGAGCTGATGGATGACTGCGACAACATCATGGACCGCTACCGCATGTCCGACTGCCAGTCCTGCAACGTGATGGACGGCCACTGGCTGATGTACGAGCAGCCCCACTACAGAGGCAGGATGATGTACATGAGGCCCGGAGAGTACAGGAGCTTCAGGGACATGGGCATGAGTGGCATGAGGTGGATGAGCATGAGGCGCATCACTGATATGTGCTAg
- the LOC122885882 gene encoding gamma-crystallin M1, translating to MGKIVFYEERNFQGRSYECMSDCSDMSSYLSRCQSCRVESGCFMVYERPNYMGMQFFMRRGEYHDMQRMMSMGMMFDNIRSCRMIPYHRGQFRMRIYERENFGGQMYELMDDCDNIMDRYRMSDCMSSNVMDGHWLMYEQPHYRGRMMYLRPGEYRSFRDMGMSGMRWMSMRRITDMC from the exons ATGGGCAAG ATCGTCTTCTACGAGGAGAGGAACTTCCAGGGTCGCTCCTATGAGTGCATGAGCGACTGCTCTGACATGTCCTCCTACCTGAGCAGGTGCCAGTCCTGCAGGGTGGAGAGCGGCTGCTTCATGGTCTACGAGCGTCCCAACTACATGGGCATGCAGTTCTTCATGAGGAGGGGCGAATACCATGACATGCAGCGCATGATGAGCATGGGAATGATGTTCGACAACATCAGATCCTGCAGAATGATCCCCTAT CACAGAGGCCAGTTCAGGATGAGGATCTACGAGAGGGAGAACTTCGGTGGTCAGATGTATGAGCTGATGGACGACTGCGACAACATCATGGACCGCTACCGCATGTCCGACTGCATGTCCTCCAACGTGATGGACGGCCACTGGCTGATGTACGAGCAGCCCCACTACAGAGGCAGGATGATGTACCTGAGGCCCGGAGAGTACAGGAGCTTCAGGGACATGGGCATGAGCGGCATGAGGTGGATGAGCATGAGGCGCATCACTGATATGTGCTAG
- the LOC122885661 gene encoding gamma-crystallin M3-like, translating into MTMGKIIFYEDRNFQGRSYECMSDCSDMSSYLSRCHSCRVESGCFMVYDRPNYMGNQYFMRRGEYADYMSMMGMRDCIRSCRMIPMHRGQFRMRIYERENFGGQMHELMDDCDNIMDRYRMSDCQSCNVMDGHWLMYEQPHYRGRMMYMRPGEYRSFRDMGMSGTRFMSMRRIMDM; encoded by the exons ATGACCATGGGCAAG ATCATCTTCTACGAGGACAGGAACTTCCAGGGTCGCTCCTATGAGTGCATGAGCGACTGCTCTGACATGTCCTCCTACCTGAGCAGGTGCCACTCCTGCAGGGTGGAGAGCGGCTGCTTCATGGTCTACGACCGTCCCAACTACATGGGAAACCAGTACTTCATGAGGAGGGGCGAGTATGCTGACTACATGAGCATGATGGGAATGAGAGACTGCATCAGGTCTTGCCGTATGATCCCCATG cacagaggCCAGTTCAGGATGAGGATCTACGAGAGGGAGAACTTCGGTGGTCAGATGCACGAGCTGATGGACGACTGCGACAACATCATGGACCGCTACCGCATGTCCGACTGCCAGTCCTGCAACGTGATGGACGGCCACTGGCTGATGTACGAGCAGCCCCACTACAGAGGCAGGATGATGTACATGAGGCCCGGAGAGTACAGGAGCTTCAGGGACATGGGCATGAGCGGCACAAGGTTCATGAGCATGAGGCGCATCATGGACATGTAA